From the Ictalurus furcatus strain D&B chromosome 19, Billie_1.0, whole genome shotgun sequence genome, one window contains:
- the kcna1b gene encoding potassium voltage-gated channel subfamily A member 1: MTVVAGDNMDETSTLPGHPHDPYPHDHEDHECCERVVINISGLRFETQLKTLAQFPDTLLGNPKKRMRYFDPLRNEYFFDRNRPSFDAILYYYQSGGRLRRPVNVPLDMFSEEIKFYELGVEAMEKFREDEGFIREEERPLPENEFQRQVWLLFEHPESSGPARGIAIVSVMVILISIVIFCLETLPELKEDPRGYMQTIGNSTFYYKPNIFRDPFFIVETLCIIWFSFELIVRFFACPSKAAYFKNMMNTIDVVAIIPYFITLGTELADDEEGKEAKGGGEQATSLAILRVIRLVRVFRIFKLSRHSKGLQILGQTLKASMRELGLLIFFLFIGVILFSSAVYFAEAEEKESFFTSIPDAFWWAVVSMTTVGYGDMYPVTIGGKIVGSLCAIAGVLTIALPVPVIVSNFNYFYHRETEGEEQAQLLNVSNPNIASDSNSSRRSSSIISKSEYVETDDDMNNSIDNFREANLRTGNCTIPNQNCVNKGKLLTDV, from the coding sequence ATGACTGTGGTAGCGGGAGATAACATGGATGAGACCTCAACCCTGCCAGGCCATCCACATGATCCGTACCCCCATGACCATGAGGACCACGAATGCTGCGAGCGTGTCGTTATCAACATCTCAGGCCTGCGCTTTGAGACTCAACTCAAAACACTTGCCCAGTTCCCTGACACGTTGCTGGGCAATCCCAAAAAGCGCATGCGCTACTTTGACCCTTTAAGGAATGAATATTTCTTTGACAGGAACCGGCCAAGCTTTGATGCCATCCTCTACTACTACCAGTCAGGTGGGCGGTTAAGAAGACCCGTCAATGTCCCTTTAGACATGTTCTCTGAGGAGATCAAATTTTACGAGCTTGGAGTAGAGGCCATGGAAAAATTCCGGGAAGATGAGGGCTTCATTCGTGAAGAGGAGCGTCCACTGCCAGAAAACGAATTTCAGAGACAAGTATGGCTCCTGTTTGAACATCCAGAGAGCTCAGGCCCTGCACGTGGCATTGCAATTGTGTCAGTCATGGTAATTCTGATTTCTATAGTCATATTTTGTCTGGAGACCTTGCCGGAACTCAAAGAGGATCCACGAGGATATATGCAAACTATTGGGAACAGTACTTTCTATTACAAGCCAAACATTTTCAGAGACCCCTTCTTTATTGTGGAAACCCTCTGCATCATTTGGTTCTCCTTTGAACTGATTGTCCGTTTTTTCGCTTGCCCAAGCAAGGCAGCCTACTTTAAAAACATGATGAACACAATTGATGTAGTGGCAATCATCCCCTATTTCATCACGCTTGGCACGGAGCTTGCTGACGATGAAGAGGGGAAGGAAGCAAAAGGAGGGGGTGAACAGGCCACATCTCTGGCCATCCTCAGGGTTATTCGTCTTGTCCGGGTGTTCAGGATCTTCAAACTGTCGAGGCACTCTAAAGGACTGCAGATTTTGGGGCAGACGCTGAAAGCCAGCATGAGAGAGCTGGGCCTCTTgatctttttccttttcattggAGTCATCTTATTCTCTAGTGCAGTGTATTTCGCAGAGGCTGAGGAGAAGGAGTCCTTCTTCACCAGTATTCCAGATGCATTTTGGTGGGCTGTGGTCTCAATGACCACTGTGGGATACGGTGATATGTACCCTGTGACCATTGGAGGCAAGATTGTAGGTTCCCTTTGCGCCATTGCTGGTGTGCTCACCATTGCACTTCCCGTCCCAGTGATTGTGTCCAACTTTAACTATTTTTACcacagagaaacagaaggaGAGGAGCAGGCACAGCTCCTCAATGTGAGTAATCCCAACATTGCGTCCGACTCCAACTCCAGTCGACGCAGCTCATCTATCATAAGTAAGTCGGAATATGTGGAGACAGACGACGACATGAATAACAGCATTGACAATTTTAGGGAGGCAAACCTGAGAACTGGGAACTGCACGATCCCAAACCAGAACTGTGTGAATAAGGGCAAGCTTCTAACAGATGTGTAA